The Streptomyces europaeiscabiei genome window below encodes:
- a CDS encoding 2-dehydropantoate 2-reductase — MKVAVLGAGAIGAYVGAALHRAGADTHLVARGPHLAAMRRDGVRVLSSRGDFTARAHATDDPADIGPVDFVFLGLKANSYAACGPLIEPLLHSTTAVIAAQNGIPWWYFHRHGGPHDGHRVESVDPAGAVSAVLAPERAVGCVVYAATELEGPGVVRHLEGTRFSIGEPDRTVSARCLAFSEAMVAGGLKCPVEPDLRGDIWIKLLGNISFNPISALARATMRQMCLHGGTRKVIETMMTETLAVAEALGCEVGVSVERRMAGAERVGDHRTSTLQDLERGKPLELDVLLAAVVELADITGVEVPTLRTVHAISDLLALRSAA, encoded by the coding sequence ATGAAAGTCGCAGTTCTCGGCGCCGGTGCGATCGGCGCCTACGTCGGCGCCGCGCTCCACCGCGCCGGCGCGGACACGCATCTCGTCGCCCGTGGACCGCATCTCGCGGCCATGAGGCGGGACGGGGTGCGTGTGCTCAGCTCACGCGGGGACTTCACCGCCCGCGCCCACGCCACCGACGACCCGGCCGACATCGGCCCGGTCGACTTCGTCTTCCTGGGCCTCAAGGCCAACTCGTACGCGGCGTGCGGGCCGCTGATCGAGCCCTTGCTGCACAGCACCACGGCGGTGATCGCTGCCCAGAACGGCATCCCCTGGTGGTACTTCCACCGGCACGGCGGCCCGCACGACGGCCACCGGGTGGAGAGCGTCGACCCGGCCGGCGCGGTCAGTGCGGTGCTCGCGCCCGAACGGGCCGTCGGCTGTGTCGTCTACGCGGCCACCGAGCTCGAAGGACCCGGTGTCGTACGGCACCTGGAAGGCACCCGTTTCTCCATCGGCGAGCCGGACCGTACGGTCTCGGCGCGCTGCCTCGCGTTCAGCGAGGCCATGGTGGCCGGTGGCCTGAAGTGTCCGGTGGAGCCCGATCTCCGGGGCGACATCTGGATCAAGCTGCTCGGCAACATCTCGTTCAACCCGATCAGCGCCCTGGCCCGCGCGACCATGCGGCAGATGTGTCTGCACGGCGGCACCCGCAAGGTCATCGAGACGATGATGACCGAGACGCTGGCCGTCGCCGAGGCCCTGGGCTGCGAGGTCGGTGTCTCCGTCGAACGGCGGATGGCCGGCGCAGAACGCGTCGGCGACCACCGCACCTCCACGCTCCAGGACCTGGAGCGCGGCAAACCGCTGGAACTCGACGTCCTCCTGGCCGCCGTCGTCGAGCTGGCGGACATCACGGGTGTCGAGGTGCCCACACTCCGCACCGTTCACGCCATCTCGGACCTGCTCGCGCTGAGGAGTGCCGCATGA
- a CDS encoding OFA family MFS transporter produces MSPPVAPPGWSRWLVPPAALSVHLSIGQAYAWSVFKPPLESALGLSGTQSALPFQLGIVMLGLSAAFGGTLVERNGPRWAMTVALICFSSGFLIASLGAATEQYWLIVFGYGFVGGIGLGIGYISPVSTLIKWFPDRPGMATGIAIMGFGGGALIASPWSAQMLESFGSDSSGIAVAFLVHGLSYAVFMLLGVVLVRVPRTEKPVDSGPSVLEGPQVSARDAIRTPQFWCLWVILCMNVSAGIGILEKAAPMITDFFAESSTPVSVTAAAGFVALLSAANMSGRIVWSSTSDLIGRKNIYRVYLGVGALMYLLIALFGDSSKPLFIVCALVILSFYGGGFATIPAYLKDLFGTYQVGAIHGRLLTAWSTAGVLGPLIVNWIADRQEEAGKSGPDLYGTSFFIMIGLLVIGFVANELVRPVNPRFHIPAPREAANVVQRHQSESA; encoded by the coding sequence ATGAGTCCCCCCGTCGCACCCCCGGGCTGGAGCCGCTGGCTCGTTCCCCCGGCCGCGCTCTCCGTTCATCTCTCCATCGGGCAGGCCTACGCCTGGAGCGTCTTCAAGCCGCCGCTCGAGTCCGCGCTCGGCCTCAGCGGCACGCAGAGCGCACTGCCCTTCCAGCTCGGCATCGTCATGCTGGGCCTGTCCGCCGCGTTCGGCGGCACCCTCGTCGAGCGCAACGGGCCGCGCTGGGCGATGACCGTGGCGCTGATCTGCTTCTCCTCCGGCTTCCTGATCGCCTCGCTCGGCGCGGCCACCGAGCAGTACTGGCTGATCGTCTTCGGCTACGGATTCGTCGGCGGCATAGGCCTCGGCATCGGCTATATCTCGCCCGTCTCCACCCTGATCAAGTGGTTCCCGGACCGGCCGGGCATGGCCACCGGCATCGCGATCATGGGCTTCGGCGGCGGCGCGCTCATCGCCTCGCCGTGGTCCGCGCAGATGCTGGAGTCCTTCGGCTCCGACTCCTCCGGCATCGCCGTCGCCTTCCTGGTGCACGGACTGTCGTACGCGGTGTTCATGCTGCTCGGTGTGGTGCTGGTCCGGGTGCCGCGCACGGAGAAGCCGGTCGACTCCGGGCCGAGTGTGCTGGAGGGCCCGCAGGTCTCGGCCCGCGACGCCATCCGCACCCCGCAGTTCTGGTGCCTGTGGGTCATCCTCTGCATGAACGTCTCCGCGGGCATCGGCATCCTGGAGAAGGCCGCCCCGATGATCACGGACTTCTTCGCCGAATCCTCCACCCCGGTCTCCGTCACCGCCGCCGCCGGGTTCGTCGCGCTGCTCTCCGCGGCCAACATGAGCGGCCGTATCGTCTGGTCGTCGACGTCCGACCTGATCGGGCGCAAGAACATCTACCGCGTCTACCTGGGCGTGGGCGCGCTGATGTACCTGTTGATCGCGCTGTTCGGCGACTCCTCCAAGCCGCTGTTCATCGTCTGCGCCCTGGTCATCCTGTCCTTCTACGGCGGTGGCTTCGCCACGATCCCCGCCTATCTCAAGGACCTCTTCGGCACCTACCAGGTCGGCGCCATCCACGGCCGGCTGCTCACCGCCTGGTCCACGGCCGGCGTCCTCGGACCGCTGATCGTCAACTGGATCGCGGACCGGCAGGAGGAGGCGGGCAAGTCCGGCCCCGACCTCTACGGCACGTCCTTCTTCATCATGATCGGGCTGCTCGTGATCGGCTTCGTCGCCAACGAACTGGTCCGGCCCGTCAACCCCCGCTTCCACATCCCCGCCCCGAGGGAGGCCGCCAATGTCGTCCAGCGACACCAGTCCGAATCCGCCTGA
- a CDS encoding MFS transporter small subunit encodes MSSSDTSPNPPDRRPLIVFAWVWVGVPLTYGLYELVRKATQLFTG; translated from the coding sequence ATGTCGTCCAGCGACACCAGTCCGAATCCGCCTGACCGGCGCCCCTTGATCGTCTTTGCCTGGGTGTGGGTGGGGGTGCCGCTCACCTACGGACTGTACGAACTCGTACGAAAGGCTACGCAATTGTTCACCGGGTGA
- a CDS encoding beta-ketoacyl-ACP synthase III translates to MNGSRIAAVGHYQPAKVLTNEDLAGLVDTSDEWITSRVGIRTRHIAGPDEPVDELAGHAAAKALASAGLGPEAIDLVVVATSTAIDRSPNMAARVANRLSIPNPAAMDVNVVCAGFTHALATADHAVRAGAATRALVIGADKMSEVTDWTDRTTCVLVGDGAGAAVVEAAEEPGIGPVLWGSVPEMGNAVRIEGTPPRFAQEGQSVYRWATTKLPPIARAACEKAGLTPADLAAVVLHQANLRIIEPLAAKIGAVNAVVARDVVESGNTSAASIPLAFSKLVERGEISSGDPVLLFGFGGNLSYAGQVVRCP, encoded by the coding sequence ATGAACGGCTCGCGAATCGCCGCCGTCGGCCACTACCAGCCCGCCAAGGTACTCACCAACGAGGACCTGGCGGGCCTGGTCGACACGAGTGACGAGTGGATCACGAGCCGCGTGGGCATCCGCACCCGGCACATCGCAGGACCCGACGAACCGGTCGACGAGCTGGCCGGCCACGCCGCCGCCAAGGCCCTGGCCTCGGCCGGCCTCGGCCCGGAGGCCATCGACCTGGTCGTGGTCGCCACCTCCACCGCCATCGACCGCTCCCCGAACATGGCGGCCCGGGTCGCGAACCGGCTCTCCATCCCGAACCCGGCCGCCATGGACGTCAACGTCGTCTGCGCCGGGTTCACCCACGCCCTCGCCACCGCCGACCACGCCGTGCGCGCCGGCGCGGCCACCCGGGCGCTCGTCATCGGCGCCGACAAGATGTCCGAGGTCACGGACTGGACCGACCGCACGACCTGCGTCCTCGTCGGGGACGGGGCGGGCGCGGCCGTCGTCGAGGCCGCCGAGGAGCCCGGCATCGGGCCGGTGCTGTGGGGATCGGTGCCCGAGATGGGCAACGCCGTACGCATCGAGGGCACCCCGCCGCGCTTCGCGCAGGAGGGCCAGAGCGTCTACCGATGGGCGACCACCAAGCTCCCGCCCATCGCCCGCGCGGCCTGCGAGAAGGCGGGACTCACGCCCGCCGACCTCGCCGCCGTTGTCCTCCACCAGGCCAACCTGCGCATCATCGAGCCCCTGGCCGCGAAGATCGGCGCGGTCAACGCCGTGGTCGCGCGGGACGTCGTCGAGTCCGGCAACACCTCGGCCGCGAGCATCCCGCTCGCCTTCTCCAAGCTCGTCGAACGCGGCGAGATCTCCAGCGGCGACCCCGTGCTGCTGTTCGGCTTCGGCGGCAACCTGTCGTACGCGGGACAGGTGGTCCGCTGCCCGTGA
- a CDS encoding GntR family transcriptional regulator has protein sequence MLSTGLPQGAVPKLERPGPLRDRVYEALLELITTRALRPGQHLVESELAGHLGVSRQPVREALQRLNTEGWVDLRPAQGAFVHEPTEAEADQLLTVRTLLEAEAARLAAANAGTAGITALEELCAEGERAVAADDVDAAVAMNARFHAKVMELAGNTVLAELAAQVDRRVRWYYTPVARQRGHQSWIEHRDLITAISARDEQRATEVMRAHTEHTRKTYHEREK, from the coding sequence ATGTTGTCGACAGGACTTCCGCAAGGGGCGGTGCCCAAGCTCGAACGCCCCGGCCCGCTGCGCGACCGCGTCTACGAGGCCCTGCTCGAACTCATCACCACGCGCGCGCTGCGCCCCGGCCAGCACCTCGTCGAGAGCGAACTCGCCGGGCACCTCGGAGTGTCCCGGCAGCCCGTCCGCGAGGCCCTGCAGCGCCTCAACACCGAGGGCTGGGTCGACCTCCGGCCCGCACAGGGAGCCTTCGTCCACGAGCCGACGGAGGCGGAGGCGGACCAACTCCTCACGGTCCGCACCCTGCTGGAGGCCGAGGCCGCCCGCCTCGCCGCGGCGAACGCCGGCACGGCGGGCATCACGGCCCTGGAGGAACTCTGCGCGGAGGGTGAGCGGGCCGTCGCCGCCGACGACGTCGACGCGGCCGTCGCCATGAACGCCCGCTTCCATGCCAAGGTCATGGAACTCGCCGGCAACACGGTCCTCGCCGAACTCGCCGCCCAGGTCGACCGTCGGGTCCGCTGGTACTACACGCCCGTCGCCCGCCAGCGCGGCCACCAGTCCTGGATCGAACACCGCGACCTCATCACGGCGATCTCCGCACGGGACGAGCAGCGTGCGACGGAGGTCATGCGGGCGCACACGGAGCACACGCGGAAGACATACCACGAGCGGGAGAAGTAG
- a CDS encoding ROK family transcriptional regulator, with product MTARPANAHQARLLRLLRDGGPNSRAQLGDRVDLSRSKLAVEVDRLLETGLVVADGLAASRGGRRSHNIRLAPQLRFLGVDIGATSIDVAVTNAELEILGHTNQPMDVRDGPVAVFEQVLSMAAKLKASGLAEGFDGAGIGVPGPVRFPEGVPVAPPIMPGWDGFPVREALSQELGCPVMVDNDVNLMAMGEQHAGVARSVGDFLCVKIGTGIGCGIVVGGEVHRGVTGSAGDIGHILAVPDGRPCACGNRGCLEAHFSGAALARDAKDAAQQGLSAELASRLEAHGTLTAVDVAAAAAAGDATALDLIREGGNRTGQVIAGLVSFFNPGLVVIGGGVTGLGHTLLAAIRTQVYRQSLPLATGNLPIVLGELGPTAGVIGAARLISDHLFSPA from the coding sequence ATGACCGCTCGACCCGCGAACGCACATCAGGCGCGGCTGCTGCGGCTGTTGCGGGACGGTGGGCCCAACTCCCGGGCTCAGCTCGGGGACCGGGTCGATCTCTCACGGTCGAAGCTGGCCGTGGAGGTGGACCGGCTTCTGGAGACGGGACTGGTCGTGGCCGACGGGCTCGCCGCCTCGCGGGGTGGTCGCCGGTCGCACAACATCCGACTCGCACCCCAACTCCGCTTCCTCGGCGTCGACATCGGCGCCACCTCGATCGATGTGGCCGTCACCAACGCCGAGTTGGAGATCCTGGGCCACACCAACCAGCCCATGGACGTCAGGGACGGCCCCGTCGCCGTCTTCGAGCAAGTGCTCTCCATGGCCGCCAAACTGAAGGCCTCGGGGCTCGCGGAAGGGTTCGACGGCGCCGGGATCGGCGTCCCCGGACCGGTCCGCTTCCCCGAAGGCGTCCCCGTCGCCCCGCCGATCATGCCGGGCTGGGACGGGTTCCCGGTGCGCGAGGCGCTCAGCCAGGAACTCGGCTGCCCCGTCATGGTCGACAACGACGTCAACCTGATGGCGATGGGGGAGCAGCACGCGGGCGTCGCCCGTTCCGTGGGCGACTTCCTCTGCGTCAAGATCGGCACCGGCATCGGCTGCGGCATCGTCGTCGGCGGCGAGGTCCACCGCGGTGTGACAGGCAGCGCCGGCGACATCGGCCACATCCTCGCCGTACCGGACGGCCGCCCCTGTGCCTGCGGCAACCGGGGCTGCCTGGAGGCCCACTTCAGCGGCGCCGCGCTCGCCCGCGATGCCAAGGACGCCGCCCAGCAGGGACTTTCGGCGGAACTCGCCTCCCGGCTGGAGGCCCACGGCACCCTGACCGCCGTCGACGTGGCCGCCGCGGCCGCCGCCGGCGACGCCACCGCGCTCGACCTGATACGCGAGGGCGGAAACCGCACCGGCCAGGTCATCGCCGGACTCGTCAGCTTCTTCAACCCCGGCCTGGTGGTGATCGGCGGCGGGGTGACCGGCCTCGGCCACACCCTGCTCGCCGCCATCCGCACCCAGGTCTACCGCCAGTCACTGCCCCTCGCGACCGGCAATCTGCCCATCGTGCTGGGGGAGTTGGGGCCCACCGCCGGAGTCATCGGCGCGGCCCGCCTCATCAGCGACCACCTGTTCTCACCCGCGTAG
- a CDS encoding sugar ABC transporter ATP-binding protein — protein sequence MAPELPLLTMSGITKSFPGVRALDGVDLDVQAGEVHCLLGQNGAGKSTLIKVLAGAHQPDDGTITWRGEPVTLKSPIAAMRLGIATIYQELDLVEGLSVAENVHLGHEPTSAGFVVRGKAARASTTALLERLGHPEVDASRLVGSLSAAQQQIVSMARALSHDVRLIVMDEPSAALDPDEVDNLFRIVGDLTAAGVAVVYISHRLEEIRRIGDRVTVLKDGRAVAGGLPAKSTPTREVVALMTGRNVEYVFPDRPPVPPTGGTPVLEVRGLARAGEFEPFDLELRPGEIVGLAGLVGSGRSEILETVYGARRPTAGQVLVDGKQLRLGSVRAAVRAGFGLAPEERKAQALLMLESVTRNVSVSSMARFARVGWIDRGAEHRAARAATRELSLRPDNPDVPVRTLSGGNQQKAVLARWLLRGCRILLLDEPTRGVDVGARAELYAVVRRLADEGLAVLLVSSEVPEVLGLADRVLVLREGRVVHAAPARELDEHRVLDLVMEGSPVASVGSPVAGAGSPVTGEGSQAS from the coding sequence ATGGCACCAGAATTACCGCTGCTCACCATGTCCGGCATCACCAAGTCGTTCCCCGGAGTCCGGGCCCTGGACGGCGTCGACCTCGACGTCCAGGCCGGAGAGGTCCACTGTCTGCTCGGCCAGAACGGCGCCGGGAAGTCCACCCTGATCAAGGTCCTGGCCGGCGCCCACCAGCCCGACGACGGCACGATCACCTGGCGGGGCGAACCCGTCACCCTGAAGTCCCCGATCGCCGCCATGCGCCTCGGCATCGCCACCATCTACCAGGAACTCGATCTGGTGGAGGGCCTGTCGGTGGCCGAGAACGTCCACCTCGGCCATGAGCCCACCTCCGCCGGCTTCGTCGTACGCGGGAAGGCGGCGCGGGCATCGACCACCGCTCTGCTCGAACGACTTGGGCACCCGGAGGTCGACGCGTCCCGGCTCGTCGGTTCGTTGTCGGCCGCCCAGCAGCAGATCGTCTCCATGGCGCGGGCGCTCTCCCACGACGTACGGCTGATCGTGATGGACGAGCCGTCGGCCGCGCTCGACCCGGACGAGGTCGACAACCTGTTCAGGATCGTGGGTGACCTGACCGCGGCAGGGGTGGCCGTCGTCTACATCTCGCACCGTCTGGAGGAGATCCGGCGGATAGGCGACCGGGTGACCGTGCTGAAGGACGGGCGGGCCGTCGCGGGCGGGCTGCCCGCGAAGTCCACGCCCACGCGCGAGGTCGTGGCGCTGATGACCGGGCGGAACGTCGAGTACGTCTTCCCCGACCGGCCGCCCGTGCCGCCGACAGGGGGCACCCCCGTGCTGGAGGTGCGGGGGCTGGCGCGTGCGGGCGAGTTCGAGCCGTTCGACCTGGAGCTGCGGCCAGGCGAGATCGTGGGCCTTGCCGGACTCGTCGGCTCGGGACGGTCGGAGATCCTGGAGACCGTCTACGGCGCCCGCAGGCCGACGGCCGGTCAAGTCCTGGTCGACGGCAAGCAGTTGCGGCTCGGCAGCGTACGCGCCGCCGTACGGGCCGGGTTCGGACTCGCCCCCGAGGAGCGCAAGGCGCAGGCGCTGCTGATGCTGGAGTCCGTCACCAGAAACGTTTCCGTGTCGTCGATGGCCCGCTTCGCGCGCGTCGGCTGGATCGACCGGGGCGCCGAACACCGCGCCGCGCGGGCCGCGACCCGCGAGCTGTCCCTGCGCCCCGACAACCCGGACGTACCGGTCCGCACCCTCTCCGGAGGCAACCAGCAGAAGGCGGTGCTCGCCCGCTGGCTGCTGCGCGGCTGCCGGATCCTGCTGCTCGACGAGCCGACGCGGGGCGTCGACGTGGGCGCCCGCGCCGAGCTGTACGCGGTGGTCCGCCGGCTCGCCGACGAAGGCCTCGCCGTACTGCTGGTCTCCAGCGAGGTACCCGAAGTGCTCGGCCTCGCCGACCGGGTGCTCGTCCTGCGCGAGGGCCGGGTCGTGCACGCCGCGCCCGCCCGTGAACTCGACGAGCACCGCGTCCTCGACCTCGTGATGGAAGGAAGCCCGGTGGCCAGTGTGGGAAGCCCGGTGGCCGGGGCGGGGAGCCCCGTGACCGGTGAAGGGAGCCAGGCGTCATGA
- a CDS encoding ABC transporter permease: MTQPVSPPRGADKVTPVDEPPAWRALVFRADVRTLSLLGVLAVLIAIGGVTRPDEFLDTRNLQLVLTQASVIGVVTVGMTFVITSGGIDLSVGAIVALASVWATTVATQEYGFAGVLFTAVIVGVGCGLVNGLLIAYGAVVPFIATLAMLASARGLALQITDGSTQVVGIDAILDLGERDAYVLGIPPLVLVFAVVTIIGWLVLNRTTFGRRTVAVGGNAEAARLAGIDVRRQRLYLYLLSGLCCGIAAFLLIVLSGSGQNTNGNLYELDAIAAAIIGGTMLSGGRGTITGSVLGVLIFTTITNIFALNNLQSDVQQIAKGAIIVAAVLVQRRTASTA; the protein is encoded by the coding sequence ATGACCCAGCCCGTGTCCCCGCCCAGGGGCGCAGACAAGGTGACACCCGTCGACGAGCCGCCCGCCTGGCGTGCCCTCGTGTTCCGCGCCGACGTCCGCACCCTGTCGCTCCTCGGTGTCCTCGCCGTGCTGATCGCCATCGGCGGCGTCACCAGACCCGACGAGTTCCTCGACACCCGCAACCTCCAACTCGTCCTCACCCAGGCCTCGGTGATCGGCGTCGTGACCGTCGGCATGACCTTCGTCATCACCTCCGGCGGCATCGACCTCTCCGTGGGCGCGATCGTCGCCCTGGCGTCCGTGTGGGCGACCACCGTGGCCACCCAGGAGTACGGTTTCGCCGGCGTTCTCTTCACGGCGGTGATCGTCGGCGTCGGCTGCGGCCTGGTGAACGGGCTGCTCATCGCCTACGGCGCCGTGGTGCCCTTCATCGCCACCCTCGCCATGCTCGCCTCGGCCCGCGGACTCGCCCTGCAGATCACCGACGGCAGCACCCAGGTCGTCGGCATCGACGCCATCCTGGATCTCGGCGAGCGCGACGCCTACGTCCTCGGTATCCCGCCGCTCGTCCTGGTCTTCGCGGTCGTGACGATCATCGGCTGGCTGGTGCTGAACCGCACGACCTTCGGCCGGCGCACGGTCGCCGTCGGCGGCAACGCGGAGGCGGCCCGGCTCGCGGGCATCGACGTCCGCCGCCAGCGCCTCTACCTGTACCTGCTCTCCGGGCTGTGCTGCGGCATCGCCGCGTTCCTGCTGATCGTGCTGTCCGGCTCGGGCCAGAACACCAACGGCAACCTCTACGAACTCGACGCCATCGCCGCCGCGATCATCGGCGGCACCATGCTCAGCGGCGGCCGGGGCACCATCACCGGCTCCGTCCTCGGCGTCCTGATCTTCACCACGATCACCAACATCTTCGCGCTCAACAACCTGCAGAGCGACGTCCAGCAGATCGCCAAGGGCGCGATCATCGTCGCCGCGGTCCTGGTCCAGCGACGCACGGCAAGCACGGCCTGA
- a CDS encoding substrate-binding domain-containing protein, which yields MPENSSRRRLLFGTAAVSAGALLAGCTSNEAKSDPAAGEQPAADDKPGKAVTIGFAGPQADHGWLNAINQNAKSRAERYEEVTLEITEGSNDTAQQIGQIETLINKKVDVLVVLPADGKALTQVGLKAMRAGIPVVNLDRIFNSPQAYRCWIGGDNYGMGLNAGHYIGEQLKDKGDARVIELAGLDNLELTKQRTQGFDDALKNYPNIKKVARQAAEFTVESGQAKMAQLLQAQSNFDALWNHDDDQGVGALRAIEQAGRDDFLMVGGAGALSAFQAIKKDDGVLKATVLYPPTMAASAIDLARALGQGKGVGGLAEFEIPSSLTLYSAVVDKDNVDQYMSTGFK from the coding sequence ATGCCAGAGAACTCCAGCCGCAGAAGACTGCTCTTCGGAACCGCCGCCGTCTCGGCCGGCGCCCTCCTCGCCGGTTGCACCAGCAATGAAGCCAAGAGTGACCCGGCCGCAGGCGAGCAGCCGGCCGCGGACGACAAGCCGGGCAAGGCGGTCACCATCGGCTTCGCCGGACCGCAGGCCGACCACGGGTGGCTCAACGCGATCAACCAGAACGCCAAGAGCCGCGCCGAGCGGTACGAGGAGGTCACGCTGGAGATCACCGAGGGCTCCAACGACACCGCTCAGCAGATCGGGCAGATCGAGACCCTCATCAACAAGAAGGTCGACGTCCTGGTGGTGCTGCCCGCCGACGGCAAGGCGCTCACCCAGGTCGGTCTCAAGGCGATGCGGGCGGGCATCCCCGTCGTCAACCTCGACCGGATCTTCAACTCCCCGCAGGCGTACCGCTGCTGGATCGGCGGCGACAACTACGGCATGGGGCTCAACGCCGGGCACTACATCGGTGAGCAGCTCAAGGACAAGGGCGACGCCCGTGTCATCGAGCTGGCCGGGCTGGACAACCTGGAGCTGACCAAGCAGCGCACCCAGGGCTTCGACGACGCGCTGAAGAACTACCCGAACATCAAGAAGGTGGCCCGGCAGGCCGCCGAGTTCACGGTCGAGTCGGGCCAGGCCAAGATGGCCCAGCTGCTCCAGGCACAGTCGAACTTCGACGCGCTGTGGAACCACGACGACGACCAGGGCGTGGGCGCCCTGCGCGCCATCGAGCAGGCCGGGCGCGACGACTTCCTGATGGTCGGCGGCGCGGGTGCGCTGTCCGCGTTCCAGGCCATCAAGAAGGACGACGGGGTGTTGAAGGCCACCGTCCTCTACCCGCCGACCATGGCCGCCTCCGCGATCGACCTCGCCCGTGCCCTCGGCCAGGGCAAGGGGGTCGGTGGCCTCGCCGAGTTCGAGATCCCGTCCTCGCTGACGCTCTACTCGGCCGTCGTCGACAAGGACAACGTCGACCAGTACATGTCCACCGGCTTCAAGTGA